The following coding sequences are from one Phyllostomus discolor isolate MPI-MPIP mPhyDis1 chromosome 11, mPhyDis1.pri.v3, whole genome shotgun sequence window:
- the PROSER1 gene encoding proline and serine-rich protein 1 produces the protein MDKKSFEMVLDEIRKAVLTEYKLKAIEYVHGYFSSDQVVDLLRYFSWAEPQLKAMKALQHKMVAVHPAEVVNILNCFTFSKDKLVALELLASNIVDAQNSRPIEDLFRINMSEKKRCKRVLEQAFKGGCKAPHAMISSCGTIPGNPYPKGRPSRINGVFPGTPLKRDGEDCTSEGKGIAARILGPSKPPPSTYNPHRPVPYPIPPCRSHATVTPSAYNNAGLVPLASVIAPGVPPPPAYTPNPAGAENEDLSNPSKPAQSQTFSAPASQLFAPHGSNPATPAATPVPTVSPVKAAGHPPASAAAPGSGLSLLSTVLPVFPGQVSAAPAPPPLAPNPTVIRTPSLLAAPVTSVHSATSTPVPSVFPGLVPLPGPCAAAAPRAPPAPSEAFASTSAPFASLPFAAPATAAPTSTPGPAPLSSVFAGLPLPPASHSTPHAPHSVIAGGAAPSVACPLGVSSPLLSALKGFLTSTDTSLISSSARPAAVTSGLAPLSSLPNHNSDSPALVPSKGYLPSALPVRQGPAAPGLAVFPGLPSPVATSTSSPPALPVQSPLVAPAPASSSGPGSAGSSAQLLHGPHAEPVPPGPAVTTIPVTIKTEPTSPTPSAFKGPSHSVTPSHGTLGLSGALGHAYPSTSVPISLSSCLNPALSGLPSLSAPVNVSNPLASVALAAHGPAAPLAPVFTALPPFTSLTSSFPLTGNPSLSPSVSLPGALIATSSAAVTSVATAHPSCTAAALSGLPGAAPVSAAPFPLNLSTAVPSLFSVAQGPLPSANTPYPGFSVSNTPGVAPALPSLAGLQAPSAVTAVAPLPITATAPAPVLPGFASAFSSNFNSALVAQASLSSGLQAAGSSVFPGLLSLPGVPGFSQSAAQPSLQDLPRGPAAQSALLQQVHSAPALESYPAQPDGFPGYPPTPGTPFPLQPGLSQSGWQ, from the exons ATGGACAAAAAGTCGTTTGAAATGGTGCTGGATGAAATTAGAAAG GCCGTCCTGACGGAGTACAAGCTAAAGGCGATCGAGTACGTGCACGGGTACTTCTCCAGTGACCAG GTGGTCGATTTACTGAGGTACTTCTCCTGGGCTGAGCCTCAGCTGAAGGCCATGAAGGCACTGCAACAT AAAATGGTGGCTGTTCACCCAGCAGAAGTGGTCAATATACTCAACTGCTTCACCTTCAGTAAAGACAAACTCGTTGCTCTGGAACTGTTAGCTTC AAACATTGTCGATGCACAGAATTCTCGTCCCATCGAAGACTTATTCAGGATCAACATGTCTGAGAAGAAGCGGTGCAAGAGAGTACTTGAACAG GCTTTCAAGGGAGGCTGCAAAGCTCCTCATGCTATGATCTCTTCCTGTGGGACGATCCCAGGAAACCCGTATCCCAAAGGGAGGCCGAGTCGTATTAATGGAGTTTTCCCA gGAACCCCTCTGAAGAGAGACGGCGAGGACTGCACCAGTGAAGGCAAGGGGATAGCTGCGCGGATCCTCGGGCCGTCCAAACCG CCTCCTTCCACGTACAACCCGCACAGGCCCGTGCCGTACCCGATACCTCCGTGCCGGTCCCACGCCACCGTCACACCAA gtgctTACAACAATGCAGGTCTGGTGCCGTTAGCCAGTGTCATAGCCCCGGGCGTGCCCCCTCCACCTGCATACACCCCTAACCCAGCAGGAGCAG AAAACGAAGACCTTTCCAATCCATCAAAACCTGCACAGAGTCAAA CTTTTTCCGCCCCAGCAAGCCAGCTCTTCGCTCCGCACGGGTCTAACCCCGCCACGCCCGCAGCGACTCCTGTGCCCACCGTGTCCCCAGTCAAGGCAGCAGGCCATCCGCCGGCGTCGGCCGCCGCCCCCGGGTCCGGGCTGAGCCTGCTGAGCACCGTCCTGCCTGTGTTCCCGGGGCAGGTCTCCGCCGCTCCTGCGCCGCCGCCGCTGGCGCCGAACCCCACAGTCATCCGGACCCCTTCCCTGCTGGCCGCCCCAGTCACGTCGGTCCACAGTGCCACGTCCACTCCCGTTCCTTCCGTTTTTCCCGGCCTCGTTCCGCTGCCAGGTCCTTGTGCGGCTGCCGCCCCTcgggcccctcccgcccccagtgAGGCATTTGCTTCCACGTCTGCCCCTTTCGCGAGCCTCCCCTTCGCGGCGCCCGCAACGGCTGCTCCCACCAGCACCCCGGGCCCTGCGCCCTTGTCGTCGGTGTTCGCAGGTCTGCCCTTGCCGCCAGCCTCCCATAGCACGCCCCACGCCCCCCACTCTGTGATTGCCGGCGGGGCCGCCCCCAGCGTGGCGTGTCCCCTCGGGGTCAGCAGTCCCCTTCTGTCCGCTTTGAAAGGCTTCCTGACGTCCACCGACACCAGTTTGATCAGCTCCTCCGCTCGGCCCGCTGCTGTCACGAGTGGGCTGGCCCCACTCTCCTCGCTGCCCAACCACAACTCAGATTCCCCTGCACTGGTCCCCAGCAAGGGCTACCTGCCCTCGGCCCTGCCTGTCCGCCAGGGGCCTGCCGCCCCAGGACTGGCCGTGTTcccaggcctgccctcccccGTGGCCACCTCCACGTCCTCGCCCCCGGCGCTGCCCGTCCAGTCCCCTCTAGTGGCTCCAGCCCCAGCTTCCAGCTCGGGGCCCGGGAGTGCCGGCTCCTCAGCCCAGCTTCTGCACGGCCCGCACGCCGAGCCTGTGCCGCCCGGCCCCGCTGTGACCACCATCCCTGTGACCATCAAAACGGAGCCCACGAGTCCCACCCCCTCCGCCTTCAAAGGCCCGTCTCACTCCGTGACCCCCTCTCACGGCACTTTAGGTTTGTCGGGGGCGCTGGGCCACGCGTACCCGTCCACGTCGGTGCCCATCAGCCTATCTTCTTGCCTTAATCCCGCCCTGTCCGGGCTGCCCAGCCTGAGCGCGCCCGTGAACGTCTCCAACCCCCTGGCCTCCGTCGCCCTCGCGGCCCACGGCCCTGCTGCTCCCCTTGCGCCCGTGTTCACCGCGCTCCCTCCCTTTACCTCGCTGACCAGCAGCTTCCCTTTGACAGGGAACCCGTCTCTCAGCCCCTCGGTGTCCCTCCCAGGGGCACTGATAGCGACCTCGTCTGCGGCCGTCACCTCCGTAGCGACCGCTCACCCCAGCTGCACAGCGGCTGCGCTCTCAGGGCTCCCCGGCGCAGCGCCCGTCTCGGCCGCGCCTTTCCCCCTGAACTTGTCCACTGCCGTCCCCTCGCTTTTCTCCGTCGCCCAAGGGCCTCTGCCGTCCGCAAACACCCCCTACCCGGGCTTTTCGGTCTCCAACACGCCTGGCGTGGCCCCCGCTCTCCCCTCGCTGGCGGGGCTGCAGGCGCCCTCCGCGGTCACCGCGGTCGCTCCGCTGCCCATCACCGCCACCGCGCCAGCGCCCGTCCTGCCCGGCTTCGCCTCGGCCTTCAGTTCCAATTTCAACTCGGCTCTTGTCGCGCAGGCCAG CTTGTCGTCTGGCCTCCAGGCAGCGGGCAGCTCCGTGTTTCCGGGCCTCCTGTCCCTGCCGGGCGTGCCCGGGTTCTCCCAGAGCGCGGCGCAGCCCTCCCTGCAGGACCTGCCGCGCGGCCCCGCGGCGCAGTCGGCGTTGCTGCAGCAG